The Triticum aestivum cultivar Chinese Spring chromosome 7B, IWGSC CS RefSeq v2.1, whole genome shotgun sequence genome window below encodes:
- the LOC123162471 gene encoding auxin-induced protein 10A5-like — translation MMVMGYFRAPRIGGRRKEKKSKAGAAPQAEEAGLREALLEPAGGVLPKGYFAVYVGEEARRFVVPTGYLREPAFRDLMERAADEFGFAQADGLRVPCVEEDFEELLRRLHRKNGSGSGKGKN, via the coding sequence ATGATGGTGATGGGCTACTTCCGCGCGCCCAGGATCGGCGgcaggaggaaggagaagaagagcaaggccggCGCGGCGCCGCAGGCCGAGGAGGCGGGGCTCCGGGAGGCGCTGCTGGAGCCGGCCGGCGGCGTGCTCCCCAAGGGGTACTTCGCGGTGTACGtcggggaggaggcgcgccggtTCGTGGTGCCCACGGGGTACCTGCGGGAGCCGGCGTTCCGGGACCTCATGGAGCGCGCCGCCGACGAGTTCGGCTTCGCGCAGGCCGACGGGCTGCGCGTGCCCTGCGTCGAGGAGGACTTCGAGGAGCTGCTCCGCCGGCTCCACCGCAAGAACGGCTCAGGAAGCGGCAAGGGGAAGAACTAA